One segment of Haloplanus natans DSM 17983 DNA contains the following:
- a CDS encoding DUF4242 domain-containing protein: protein MDDYLILRELPEPISRDDLHDAAEKSGETLDELRDEGVDIRWVDSEVLTNDDGDVTGTFCHYQAESEDAVREHADRAGLPATRIDQQGEPLAGED, encoded by the coding sequence ATGGACGACTACCTCATCCTCCGCGAACTGCCCGAACCGATCAGCCGTGACGACCTCCACGACGCCGCCGAGAAGTCGGGCGAGACGCTCGACGAACTCCGTGACGAAGGCGTCGACATCCGCTGGGTCGACTCCGAGGTGCTGACCAACGACGACGGCGACGTGACCGGGACGTTCTGTCACTATCAGGCCGAGAGCGAAGACGCAGTGCGCGAACACGCCGACCGCGCGGGCCTGCCGGCGACGCGAATCGATCAGCAGGGCGAACCCCTCGCCGGTGAGGACTGA
- the lysW gene encoding lysine biosynthesis protein LysW, which produces MPECVECGAEVTLHEDLEVGEIVDCGTCGAELEVISVDPVELDAAPELEEDWGE; this is translated from the coding sequence ATGCCCGAGTGCGTCGAATGTGGGGCCGAGGTAACCCTACACGAGGATCTGGAAGTTGGAGAGATCGTCGACTGTGGAACCTGCGGTGCCGAACTCGAAGTGATCAGTGTCGATCCGGTGGAACTGGACGCCGCCCCCGAACTCGAAGAGGACTGGGGCGAGTAA